GACAATGTTGATGTTGCTAAGGCCCAGCGTGGCAAACGTTTCGCGGGCCACGGTGGCCACGTTGGGGCAGCCTTCGAAGGTGACGACTTGCTGGCGCGAGTCGGCCGCAGCCAGGTAAGAGGTGGTGAGCCCCAGCGAGGTGCCCAATTCTAAAATCGTGGCCGGCCGGAAATAATTGACCAGCCGAAACAGCAGCTTCGCCAGGTGCGGCGGTTTGGCCGCGGTCCGGGCAATGTCGGCAATGCGGCGCTGCTGGCCGGCGCCGGTGTGCGAACCGGCCCCGAAATCGGTGACGCCAATGCTGGCCGAGCTGCGGAGCAACTCCCGACGCCGCTCCTCGATGGGGGCATAGGCCCCAAAAAAGCCGGTGTGGCGCACCACCGAGGTGTAGAGCCCAAACACGAATGGGGAGTGGAGCCCGTGGGCATTGCCCGAACGAAGCCAGAAGCGGAAGTAAGCGAGGAGTTGAAACAAGAAGCGGGCGGGCAATGCGAACCGCAAAGGTCGCACGCCCGCCCGCTATTCTCCGAAAGGTTATTAATTGAGCCGATAGGGCACCATCAGCGTGAACTCGGGGATTTCCACGGAGAATTCCTGGCCGTTGGCCAGGCGCTCCATTAGGTAGGTGCCGCGCATCTTGCCCACCCCCGATTTCAGGTTGCAGCCGCTTACGTACTGGTGCGCCTCGCCGGGCTCGAGCACGGGCTGACGGCCCACCACGCCTTCGCCCTCCACTTCGCGCACCACGCCGTTGGCGTCGTGGATGTGCCAGTGTCGTCGCAATAGCTTCACGGTAAACTCGCTATTATTGCGAATATCTATTTTATAGGCGAATACGAAATGCTCTTGGCCGGGGCTGGAGTAATCGGGCAGGTAGTTGGTCGTAACCGAAACGGTGACGCCTTGCGTAGTGGTGGTGGGCATAGGTCTCGTAGCTTATAGGTAGCTGCGGGCGTAACATGCGCCCGCCAGAATTGGTTTTACGCAAAAGTTACGCTTGAACGCCGCAAAAGCCCATTTATTTCCCTAAAAATTTCGATGGTAAAGATAGCCGAAAGCTGGCAGCACGTGTTAGCCGATGAGTTTGAGAAGCCATACTTCCAACGTCTAATTGCCTTTGTGAAAGGGGAGTATGCCACGGCTACCGTTTACCCGGCCGGGCCCCAGATTTTTCATGCGTTCGACGCCACGCCGTTCGACAAAGTGAAGGTGGTGATACTGGGCCAGGACCCCTATCACGGCCGAAACCAGGCGCACGGGCTTTCCTTCTCGGTACAGGACGGGCAGCGCACGCCGCCTTCGCTGCAGAATATTTTTAAGGAGTTGCAGGACGACATTCCCGGTACCACGCCCGCCACCAACGGCAACCTCGACCGCTGGGCCCAGCAAGGCGTGCTCCTCCTCAATGCCACCCTTACCGTGCGGGCCGGCGAGCCCGCCTCGCACCAGAAAAAAGGCTGGGAAGAATTTACCGACGCCGTTATCCGCAAGGTGTCGGAAGAGAAAGAGCACGTCGTATTCATTCTCTGGGGCGCGTACGCCGGCAAGAAATCTGAGCTGATTGACGAGAAAAAACACCTGGTAATCAAATCGGTGCATCCCTCTCCATTTGCGGCTGATAAAGGATTTTTTGGCAGCAAGCCCTTTAGCAAGACCAATGCGTGGCTCAAGAGTAAAGGGCTGACGCCGATAGAGTGGTAGCTCAACCTCGACCTTGAGGAACCTCACCCCCGGCCCCTCTCCAAAAGAGAGGGGAGCCTGGCACAAGGGTTTAGCTCAATTTCTAAAAACGGAAAGCCCCAGCTCAAGATTGAACTGGGGCTTTTTCATTGAATTGACATCAGGCTCCCCTCTCCGCGGGAGAGGGGCCGGGGGTGAGGTTCCGCCCGGGCTGAGGTCAACTTCTAGTGAATCAGGTTGAACAGCCGGTTCCACCGGATTTTATGCCAGAAATCAGCATTGGGGTCAACTGACAGCCAGATGAGCACGGCCTTTCCCACGACGTGGTCTTCGGGCACGAAGCCCCAGAAGCGCGAGTCTTCGGAGTTGTGGCGGTTGTCGCCCATCATCATGTAATAGTTCTGCTTAACGGTGTAGCTGGTGAGCATTTTGCCGTTTTGGTAAATCATGCCGTCTTTCCAGGTGATGCCAGTGTTGTGCTCGTAGCGGGCCACGATTTTGTAATAAATAGCGGCATTGCCGGGCGTGAGGGCGATGGTCTGGCCTTTCTTGGGAATGGGCAGCGGGCCGTAATTGTCGAGCGTCCAGCCGCGGGGCGTGGCGCTCATGGCGTCGGAATTGCGGAAATCGGCCACGTCAGGAAACAGCTGCACCTGCGGCTGAATGACGGTCATGCTCTTCACGTAGGACTGCTTGCGGAAGTAGTTGGCCGCCGCCACCGTGCAGCTGATGGCGTAACCCGATTTGCCGTCGGGCGTGGTGACGGCCTGCGGGCTCCCGTTGGGCTGGTCGTAGTCGACGACGCCCTGGGCGCGCAAGGCGGCCAGCACCTCGTCGTTGGGATTGTCGACCTGCATGAAGTAGGTGGTTTCCAGGCCGGGAGGCGTCACGCCGGGCTTGCCGTTGAGGTACACCTGGGCATCCTTGATTTCGAGGGTGTCGCCGGCTACGGCCACGCAGCGCTTGATGTAGTTGGTGCGCAGGTCGGCGGGGTACTGCGACTCGTGGGGCACGTGAAACACCACCACGTCGTTGCGCTTAATGCTACTAAAGCCCGGCAGCCGGTAGGTGGGCAGCTGAATCAGCTCGGAGTAGCTTTTGAGGCCCGTGCCCCAGATGGTTTGGTGGGTGAGGGGCACCTGCAGCGGCGTTTGGGGCGTGATGGGGCCGTAGTGCAACTTGCTCACAAACAGGTAGTCGCCCACCAGCAGCGAATTCTCCATACTGGGCGAGGGAATGGTGTACGCCTCAAACGTAGCCCAACGAATGAGCGTAGCCGCCACAATGGCAAAAATCAACGAATCGGCCCATTCACGGCCCTTCGTTTTAGGCGGTTTGGGGGTAGTGGAACGGTCAGTTTTGAGCAGTGACATGGGGGAGCAAGCTTGGGCCTGGCAATGAAAATCAGGTAAAGAAACGCAGCAGAATGCTGGCAGGCGCCACCACCCCGAGCAGGTGGGGCAATTACAAATCCAACAGTTCTTTCATTCCAAAGACGCCCTTGCGGCCGGGCAGCCACTCGGCGGCCAGCAGCGCGCCCATGGCAAAGCCTTCGCGGCTGTGGGCTTCGTGCTTGAGCTCCAGGGTATCAACGGCCGACGTATAAGTAACAATGTGCGTGCCCACGGCGTCGCCGGTGCGCTCACTGAGGATGGCCAGTTCGGCCTCGGTTTGGGCCGGCTCGTTACGCCAGCTGGTTTTGCTGGGGAAGTGGCGGATGATGCCTTCGGCTGTGGTGAGAGCCGTGCCGCTGGGCTGGTCGATTTTCTGGGTGTGGTGGATTTCGCGTACCGACACGTCGTACCCGCCAAACTGGTGCATTTTGGCCGCCATGTACTCATTAAAGTGGAAGAACAGGTTCACGCCCACGCTGTAATTAGAGGCGTAAAACAAGCTGCCATTCAGTTCCTTGGTCAGGGTTTTGGCTTCTTCGAAGTGGTGCAGCCAGCCCGTGGAGCCGCACACCACGGGAATGCCCTGGCGCAGGCAGGCCGCGATATTGGCCAATGCCGAATCGGGATGCGTGAATTCGATGGCCACATCGGCCGTGGCGGGCGTGAAGTCGGTGATGTTGAGCTGGCTGGCGTGCAAGTCCACAATGCCCGCGATTTCGTGGCCGCGCTCCGCAGCCAGCGCCGCAATGGTTTGGCCCATTTTCCCGTAGCCGATGAGTAGAATTTTCATGCGTGGTAGTAAGTAATCGGTAGTCGGGTAGTCTAGCAAAAGGCAATGGACCAAAATTGAGCTGCCAAGTTGGGGTATTGGCTACTGCAAGCCGACCATTTAAGAAAATTTATTTGACCCGTAGCGCAAACAGGACGCCCGGCGCCGTGGGCAGGGCCAGGGCCCGCCCGGGCACCGGCAGCAGCGCCGGCTGCCAGTGCAGGCTCAGGTCTTCGCTCACGTCGAAGCTCTTGAGGTGGGCATCGACCAAGGCATCGACGATTTGCAAGCTGTAGGCCAGGCCGATGTAGAGGTAGAACAGGTCGCGGTTGCCGCGGTAGAAGCGAATGCCGGTATTAATGGCGTCGATGCTGGGTTCGCGCCGAACGGGCATCGGCAGGCTAATGTCCTGCGGGCGAGCCCCCCCCGCGACACCCGCCTGGGAAGTGAGCAAATTGCTGGCGTCGACGTACTGCCGAAAGCGGGTCTGGTAGAAATATTCCCCATAAATAACGCCGCCCAGGGAGCCATAGACCAAGGGCAGCTTCCACCACCGGTGGTTGTAAATCTGGCCGGCGCCGGGCAGAATGGCCGCCAGCAGCGCCGCCTTGCCGGGCCGGGTGAGGCGAATGCCCGGAAAGCCAAAGGCGCGAAACATGTGCTCGGTGCGCTTGGCCGAATCGGCAGCGGCTTTCCTGCGCTTGTCGGCGGGCGTAACCACCACCTCGCGGGTCTCGGTCGTATCCGGGCGAATCACGGGCGGTGTGGGCGGGGCAAACACCTGCGCCCGGCCGCCGTTGCCGGCCAAGAGCAGGCCCACGAAAACCAGCAGGGCCGCGATGTGGTGATACGATTTTGTCATAGCAAACCTGCTAACGGAAAACGCCCGGATTTAGCGTATTAGCCGGCTTTGGCCCCCGAAGAATGACTCTTCGGCGGATAGAGAGCCCGCACCTACCACCTGAGGGTGGTATCAGGAGGGATGCAAAATGTGCAGGATGCGCTGCATGTCCTCCACCGAATCGAAAGCAATTTTGATTTCGCCGCTGCCCTTGGGGCCGGGGCGCACCTGCACCCGCGAGCCAAACCGGTCGGTGAGGTGGCGCTCGGTGCGGCGCAGCTCGGCGGCGGGCACGACGGATTGAGCCGGCGTTGTGGCGGTGGTAGCGCCGGCTTCGGTTCCATTGGTAGCCGTAGGCCGGCCAAAACCGCTGCGAACTAACTCTTCCACCCGGCGCACGGACAGTTCCTCGGCCACAATCTTGCGGAACAGCTCCACCTGGGCCTTGGGGTCTTCGATGCCGATGAGGGCACGGGCGTGGCCCATGCTGATTTCGGCGTCGCGCAGGCCAATCTGCACGTCGGGCGGCAGCTTGAGCAGGCGCAGGTAGTTGGTAACGGTCGAGCGGTTTTTGCCCACCCGGTCGCCCAGCTCTTCCTGGCGCAGGTTGCACTCGCTCAGCAGGCGCTGGTAGCTGAGGGCAATTTCGATGGCATTCAGGTTTTCGCGCTGAATGTTCTCAATCAGGGCCATTTCCAGCATTTGCTGGTCGTCGGCCTTGCGGATGTAAGCCGGGATGGTCTCCAGGCCGGCCAGCTTGGAGGCTTGCAAACGCCGCTCGCCCGAAATGAGCTGGTAGGCGTTGGTGCCGAGCTGGCGCAGGGTCACGGGCTGAATAATGCCCTGAATTTTAATGCTTTCGGCCAGTTCCTGGAGGGCTTGCTGGTCGAAGTGGGTGCGGGGCTGGTAGGGGTTGGCCTCGATGTGCTCCACCGAAATAAAGCCCACCGAATTGACCGGGTGCGACACCAGCCGGTCGCTGGGGCCGGGCCGGTCGCCTTTTTTCTCGTAGCTCCCCTCAATCAGGGCGTTCAGGCCCCGGCCCAGGCCGCCAATCTTGCGCTTAGGGATAGGAGCCGCGGCCGTGGCCGGAGTGGTTTTCTCGTCGTTCTTCTCTGGAGTCATCTCGGCAAGGTCCTGTTGGCCGAAAGGTCGGCGCATACGGAACTTCAAAATTACGGATTGTTGGGCGAAGGACAAGCCGGGAAGTTTGGCGGGTCCGGTTCAGCTTGAAATCAGGCCAGTTGCAGGCAGTGAACTTCGCTTTCGGGAGCCAACGTGGTATAAATCATCATCTGATGCGTTCGCAATAAGTCGGCAACCTGGGCGCTGGGCAAGTTGCCGGTTCGCAGCAAAATGACTTTCGGTGGGGAGCCGCGCAATAAACTCAGGTCTAAAAAATCTTCGTCCTGGGTTAAAATAACAAACCCGTGCTGCTGCGCATATTCCCAGATTGCGGAATCGCGGCGGTCTGTGAGGCCCAGGCGTCGCACTTGTTCACTACCTGGAAAAAGCTCTTGTAATTGCTTAACCAGCCGGTACGAAAGGTTTTGGTCAATAAGCAGCTTCATTAAGCCACTAGCCGGGTGTGGCGCTGCCGGTCAGCAGCATAGCGCAGGCAAGCCCGAATCAACTCTTCGGTCAACTCAGGAAAATCCTCAATGATGTCGGCGTTGCTCATGCCATTGCCCAACCAACCGAGCACATCGTCCACACTGATGCGGGTGCCGATAATGCACGCCCGCCCAAACCGGATTTCCGGGTCGATGCCAATTAACGGGTGGGCAGGGGAGGTATACATTAGAAGCCTAAGGTATGACTTTGAGCTACTAAAAGCCCCGGCGGGGCGCCACTCGTTTAACGAATGCCGCCCCGCCGGGGCTTTTATTAGCTCAACTTTCTTAATTAAATCCGCTCGTCTTCAGCAGTTTCCTCGGGGCGGGCTTCTACGCTGTTCTTCTCCACAATCTCGCGCGCCAGGTTCAGGTAGCTGATGGAGCCTTTGCTTTCCGCATCGTGCAAAATAACGGGGATGCCGAAGCTGGGCGACTCGCTCAACTTCACGTTGCGCGGGATGATGGTGTCGAAGGCCAACTGCTGGAAGTGCATCCGAACCTCTTCCACCACCTGGTTGGAGAGGCGAAGGCGCACGTCGTACATCGTGAGCAGGATGCCTTCGATTTCCAGCTCCGTGTTGAGCCGGCTCTGGATAATTTTGATGGTATTCAGCAACTTGCCCAAGCCTTCCAAAGCGAAGTACTCGCACTGCACCGGGATGATAACCGAGTGGGCCGCCGTGAGGGCGTTGACCGTGATGAGACCCAGCGAAGGCGAGCAGTCGATGATAATAAAATCGTACTGCTCGGCGAGGGGGCGCAGGGCCTCCTTCATTTTTTCTTCCCGGTTGGGCAGGTTTATCATCTCCACCTCGGCGCCCACCAAGTCGATGTGGGAGGGCATAAGGTCGAGGTGGGGCAGAATGTTGGTAGGCAGGATGATATCCTGGGCGTTGATGCCGTCCACCATGCACTCGTAGATGCTGTTCTGGATGTCCTTGGGGTCGTAGCCGACGCCAGAAGTGGCGTTGGCCTGAGGGTCGGCGTCGACGAGCAGGGTCCGGTAGTCCAGGGCGGCCAGGGACGCCGCGAGGTTAATGGAAGTAGTGGTTTTGCCCACCCCGCCTTTTTGATTGGCTACCGCGATGATTTTTCCCATGAGTCTCTCTAGTTGTCAGTTGTTCGTTGCCAGTTGTTAGCGGTTCAGGGCTTCATCCTCAGTTAGTGGCCTTTCCAGGCCTGCGACTACCAACTAACAACGAACAACTGACAACTAAGAACTAATAACTTTTGCCGTAGCATTGCACAAAGATACATTCTTTCCCTGTTCGCATGCCCCCTTTTTTGGCTCGCTGGACTAGCCGCCTAGCTAAACCGCTGGGGCCCTTGCTGGCCCTACTGGCACTAGGTGGCTGCCACGACGCGGCCCGCCCGGCCGCCGATGAGCGCCGCGTGTTCCGCTACAACCAGCCCGAGGCCCTTACCTCGCTCGACCCCGCCTTTGCCCGTAACCAGGCCAACTGGTGGGCCGTCGGGCAGCTCTACAGCGGGCTGGTGGAGCTGGACTCGACCCTGCTGCCCACCCCGGCCCTGGCCCGGCGGTACACCATTTCGCCCGATGGTCGGCTCTATACCTTCGTGCTGCGGCCGGGCGTGCGCTTTCATGATAGCGACGTTTTTCCTGGTGGCAAGGGGCGTGAAGTAAAGTCGCCCGACTTCGTGTATTCCTTCAAACGCATTCTGGACCCGGCTACGGCCAGCACGGGCGGATGGATTTTCCGGGGCAAGGTGCTGGAGAAGCCCGATGGTACGCCCAGCGACACCTGTTTTGTGGCGGTCAATGACTCGACGCTGCGCATCCATCTCAAGGAGCCGTTTATTCCGTTCCTGGGCATTCTCACCATGCCCTATGCCTACGTGGTGCCCCACGAAGCGGTAGAAAAGTACGGCAAGGACTTCCGGGAGCACCCGGTAGGCACCGGGCCGTTCCGGTTCAAGCTTTGGGACGAAGGCAACGTGCTGCTGTATGCCCGCAACCCCACCTACTGGCGGCGCGACCGACAGGGCCGTCCGCTGCCCTACCTGGATGCCGTGGCCATTAGCTTCCTGGCCGACCGCAAAACGGAGTTCCTGACCTTCATGCAGGGCAAGCTTGATTTCCTTTCGGGTATTCGCGCCGGCTCGCGCGACTTGATTATGAATCCCGATGGCACCATTCGGGACGATTTCAAGGGCAAGTTCACGGTGCAGAAAGTGCCGTATCTGAACAACGAGTACCTGGGCTTTCAACTCGATTCGGCGAATCTGACCGGCGAGCAGGCCATTCAGGGCCGGGCTCTGCGTGACAAGCGCGTGCGGCAGGCACTGAATTATGCGTTGAATAAGCCCGAGATGCTGACCTACATCCTGAACCGGGTGGGGCAGGCGGGCACGTCGGGCTTCGTGCCGGCCGCCCTGCCGTCATTCTCAGAGAAGCTGGTGCCCGGCTACACTTACCAGCCGCAGAAGGCCCGGCAGCTGCTGCGCGCAGCTGGCTACGGGCCCCAGCGGCCGCTTCGCCTGCGCCTGAGCACCGTGCTAGAACGCAAGGAGATAGGCGAATACCTGCAGAAGCAGTGGGCCGATGTGGGCGTGCAGGTGCAGATTGACATCAACCAATCGGCAGCCCAACAAGACCTCGTGGATAATGGCCGCGTGGCCTTCTTCGCCAAAAGCTGGCTGGGCGACTACCCCGATGCCGAAAACTACCTGGCGCTGTTCTACAGACCCAACTTCAGCCCCGCCGGCCCGAACAAAACGCACTTCAAAAACGCGGCCTACGACAAACTTTACGATGAAGCCCGCCGCACCCAGGACGTGGCCAGGCGCACGGCCTTGTACCAGGCCATGGACCGGATAATTGTGGAAGAGTGCCCGGTTATCAGCCTGTATTACGACGAGGTGGTGCGGCTCACGCAAAATAACGTGCGCGGCCTCACGCCCAACCCCATGAATCAGCTGCTGCTGGAGCGGGTGCACAAAGAATCGGCTGGTTGGGCTGATAAAAAGGAAGTTACACTTTATTGAAAAGGAAATATGGCTCGGTTCAGCAAGGTTGTTTTCATGTTTTTGCCGGTTCTGTTTTTGCTCTTGGCAGCCCCTGGCCAGTCGGCTGGGCAAGCGTCGGAGGCTGTGCCCCTGGTGATGGGCCAAACGTTTACGCTGCAATCAAAAGCGCTGAGCGAGACCCGCCGCGTCAACGTGTACCTGCCGGCGGGCTATGCCGAATCAACCACGTTGCAGCTGCCCGTGCTGTACATGCCGGACGGCGGCATGGCCGAAGACTTTTTGCACGTGGCCGGGCTAGTGCAAGTGCTGGTGGGCAACGGCACGATGCGCCCCTTTATCTTGGTGGGCATTGAAAACACCCAGCGCCGGCGCGACCTGACTGGCCCCACCACCAACGCTGAGGACAAGAAGATAGCGCCGCACGTGGGTGGCTCACCCGCGTTTCGCCAGTTCATCCGCACCGAGCTTATGCCGGCGGTGAAGCAGCGCTATCGCACCACGGCCGAAACGGCCATCGTGGGCGAGTCGCTGGCCGGGTTATTCGTGGTCGAAACCCTGCTGCTGGAACCCGATTTGTTCGATTCTTACCTGGCTTTCGACCCCAGCCTGTGGTGGAACAACGAGCAGTTGGTCAACCAGGCTAGCACCCTGCTCAAGGCCAAGCCCAAGGCCGGCCAGCCCAAGTTCCTGTACCTGGCTACCGGCAGCGACGCGGGACTTGCGCCGCCCGTCGGGCGCCTCACCAAGGCGCTGGGCAGCACCCCCGAGCGCAGCATTGCCTGGCACTACGAGCCCATGCCGCAGGAAACCCACGCCACCATTTATCATCCGGCCGCACTCAAGGCTTTCCGGCTGGTCTTTAAGCCCAAAGCCACTAATTCGCCGGGGACACACTAAAGCGTTAGTAGAAGCTAGCGGAGGCTGAATAATTGAGCTGGCTTTATTTATCGGCCCGCAGCTCGGCCAAGGCGTCGAACTGATTGGCGAAGCGGTTGAATAGGTTTTGCACGTTGTCAGGGGCGCCTTCTTCCACAACTACGGTCTTGAGCTGGCCGTTGGGCTGGCGTATGCCAATTACCGTGCTGGGCAGGTCGCTGGTATTCTTGGAGTATCGTTCCTGAAACTGCTCAAAGTGGGCTTCCTTGGCCATGCGTAGCAGGTCGGCTAGCGCGGCCGGGGCCATTTTTAGCTCTTTGGTACCCATCACGGGTACGGCCCGCCGGCCCTCGTAGGCCACGCGGCCATCGGCGTAGACTTGCATTTTGTAGGCCGGGCAGGTGCCGAAGCACGGCGTGCGCTCGAAGGTGAGCACGGGTTCAGCATCCTGCTTTCCCTGAACAGTTGAGGCTTGGGTAGCAGGAGCGGCTGCTTTTTTACTGGCCTTTTTGGCCTTTCCCTTCTGCTTGGTCTGCGAAGTGGGCGTGGCTTTTTGGGCGCAGGCGGGTAAGGTGAAGCTGAAGGCGAAAAGCAACAGAAGAGCAGCGAAGTAGCGCATGGCCGGATAATTAAGCAGTGACAGGCTCGAGTGCCTGCGTGAATGTAGGCAAACAAAAAACCGGCAGAACGAAAACCGTGCCTGGGCTTTCGTTCTGCCGGTTTGAAGGGCAATAAGTTAGGTCGTCATGCTAAGGTGAAGGGGAGCATGGCAAGTGGCTTATTTACTAGGACTTCCGCTTGGCCTGGGCCTCGCGCTCCTGCGCGGCTTTCATGGCTTCGGCAATGCGGCCTTGAAGGCCGCCGGGCTTCTTGTCCTTGTTTTTGATTTTGTTGGCGTCGAGCTGCGCGCGGATTTTGGTGTCGTCTACCAAGCCGCGGGTGATCGCCTGCTGGGCGAAGGTGATGACGTTCGACACGAAGTAGTACCATGTGAGGCCGGCTGCAAAGCTGTTCAATACGAACAGGAAGATAATGGGCATCAGGTAGCTGTAGGTCTTCATGGGGCCCTGCATGGCGGTGTTAAGCTGATTGCTCTGCCAGGTCATGAGCAGGGTAGAGGCCGTCATCAGCAGCGTGAACATCGACACGTGGTCGCCGTACCATTTCACGTAGAAAGGCAGCTTCACGAATACATCGTAGCTGCTCAAGTCCTTGGCCCACAGGAAGCTCTGCTGACGCAGCTCAATGGCGTTGGGGAAGAACTGGAACATGGCAAACAGGATGGGCAGCGTGAGCAGCGTGGGCACGCAGCCGCTCAGGGGCGAAACGCCGAAGGTCTGGTAGAGCTTCATGGTTTCTTGCTGCACCTTGGTCTGGTCGTCGCCGTACTTGGCCTTCAGCTCGTCGAGCTCGGGCTTCAGCACTTTCATGCGGGCCTGGCTCTCGTAGGTTTTGTAAGTGAGCGGCCAGGTCACGAGCTTAATCAGGACCACCAGCAGCAGGATGATGATGCCGTAGGAACTGATGTACTGCTCCAGAAAGTGGAACACCGGCAGCACCACAAAGCGGTTTACCCAGCGGAACAAGCCCCAGCCCAGGTACACGTTGCGGTCGAACTCTGGCGCTACGGCCTTCAGCAGGTTAAAAGAGTTGGGGCCGAAGAAGAAGCGGTACTGGCCACGGCCCTGCTCCACCTCCGCTACCGGGATGGTGAGCGTGGTGCTCAGCGTTTTGATGGTGGTTGTATCCTCCAGTTTTACGTCCGAGTTGAACGCGCCGCCCGTGAAGGGCTGCTGGTCGGCAATGAGGCCGGCTACAAAGAAGTCGTGCTTGTGCGCCGCCCACTTTACCGGGCCGGCGGCCTTAATCTCCTCGGGCTTTTCGCTGGCTTCAGCTAGGGCGCCCTGGTCACCGGCAGCCAGGTAGTGGTTGATGGTGGTGTGGTTGCGGTTCTGCTTCAGGTCCTGCTCGGTCTGGCGCACCTGGTCCACGAAGGTGAAGGTGAGCGGTTCCTGGGCCACCGTCTGCTCCAGGCCGTTCAGGCGCAGGTTGTAGGCCAGTTCAAAACTGTTGGCGGGCAGGGTGTAGGTCTGCACGATGCTGCCCCCGGCCACGGGCGCGGTGAAGGTGAGCACCGAAGCGCCCGCTGCCTGCGACGGCACCGACTGGAACACCAGGTC
This region of Hymenobacter sedentarius genomic DNA includes:
- a CDS encoding alpha/beta hydrolase, which gives rise to MFLPVLFLLLAAPGQSAGQASEAVPLVMGQTFTLQSKALSETRRVNVYLPAGYAESTTLQLPVLYMPDGGMAEDFLHVAGLVQVLVGNGTMRPFILVGIENTQRRRDLTGPTTNAEDKKIAPHVGGSPAFRQFIRTELMPAVKQRYRTTAETAIVGESLAGLFVVETLLLEPDLFDSYLAFDPSLWWNNEQLVNQASTLLKAKPKAGQPKFLYLATGSDAGLAPPVGRLTKALGSTPERSIAWHYEPMPQETHATIYHPAALKAFRLVFKPKATNSPGTH
- the yidC gene encoding membrane protein insertase YidC, with amino-acid sequence MDKNQATGLFLISALLLVYLFFFSPKKDDKKATGKTPPATTAAAPAAAPAAVPAIAPEAALDTTAGTAQDVTLANANLTVTFSTRGGRVTAVRLNKYKTFFGQPLDLFDAKSARMDTRFRTVDGKTVKFSDLVFQSVPSQAAGASVLTFTAPVAGGSIVQTYTLPANSFELAYNLRLNGLEQTVAQEPLTFTFVDQVRQTEQDLKQNRNHTTINHYLAAGDQGALAEASEKPEEIKAAGPVKWAAHKHDFFVAGLIADQQPFTGGAFNSDVKLEDTTTIKTLSTTLTIPVAEVEQGRGQYRFFFGPNSFNLLKAVAPEFDRNVYLGWGLFRWVNRFVVLPVFHFLEQYISSYGIIILLLVVLIKLVTWPLTYKTYESQARMKVLKPELDELKAKYGDDQTKVQQETMKLYQTFGVSPLSGCVPTLLTLPILFAMFQFFPNAIELRQQSFLWAKDLSSYDVFVKLPFYVKWYGDHVSMFTLLMTASTLLMTWQSNQLNTAMQGPMKTYSYLMPIIFLFVLNSFAAGLTWYYFVSNVITFAQQAITRGLVDDTKIRAQLDANKIKNKDKKPGGLQGRIAEAMKAAQEREAQAKRKS
- a CDS encoding DUF6438 domain-containing protein; protein product: MRYFAALLLLFAFSFTLPACAQKATPTSQTKQKGKAKKASKKAAAPATQASTVQGKQDAEPVLTFERTPCFGTCPAYKMQVYADGRVAYEGRRAVPVMGTKELKMAPAALADLLRMAKEAHFEQFQERYSKNTSDLPSTVIGIRQPNGQLKTVVVEEGAPDNVQNLFNRFANQFDALAELRADK